In Nicotiana tabacum cultivar K326 chromosome 11, ASM71507v2, whole genome shotgun sequence, a single window of DNA contains:
- the LOC107761978 gene encoding small ribosomal subunit protein uS4y: MVHVAFYRNYGKTFKKPRRPYEKERLDAELKLVGEYGLRCKRELWRVQYALSRIRNAARMLLTLDEKDPRRIFEGEALMRRMNRYGLLDESQNKLDYVLSLTVENFLERRLQTLVFKTGMAKSIHHARVLIRQRHIRVGRQVVNVPSFMVRLDSQKHIDFSLTSPFGGGRPGRVKRKNQKSAAKKASGGDGDEDDEE; the protein is encoded by the exons ATGGTCCACGTCGCCTTTTATCGTAACT ATGGGAAGACCTTTAAGAAGCCTCGTCGTCCCTATGAAAAGGAGCGATTGGATGCAGAGTTGAAGCTCGTAGGAGAATATGGATTGAGGTGCAAGAGGGAGCTTTGGAGAGTTCAGTATGCTTTGAGCCGTATCAGGAATGCTGCAAGAATGCTTCTGACATTAGACGAGAAGGACCCACGTCGTATTTTTGAAGGCGAAGCACTCATGAGGAGGATGAACAGATATGGGTTATTGGATGAGAGCCAGAACAAGCTCGATTATGTCTTGTCTCTCACTGTGGAGAACTTTCTTGAGCGTCGTCTCCAAACCCTCGTCTTCAAGACTGGCATGGCTAAGTCTATCCATCATGCAAGAGTGCTAATTAGGCAAAGGCATATCAG GGTTGGAAGGCAGGTGGTGAATGTTCCGTCCTTTATGGTGAGACTGGACTCCCAGAAGCACATTGACTTCTCTCTCACTAGTCCTTTCGGTGGTGGGCGTCCTGGAAGAGTAAAGAGAAAGAACCAAAAATCTGCTGCAAAGAAGGCTTCTGGTGGAGATGGAGATGAGGATGATGAAGAATGA